A genomic region of Mycobacterium senriense contains the following coding sequences:
- the rpmB gene encoding 50S ribosomal protein L28 → MAAVCEICGKGPGFGKSVSHSHRRTSRRWDPNVQTVHVVTRPGGNKQRLNVCTSCIKAGKVVRG, encoded by the coding sequence ATGGCCGCTGTGTGCGAGATCTGCGGGAAAGGCCCCGGCTTCGGTAAGTCGGTGTCACACTCCCACCGCCGCACCAGCCGCCGGTGGGACCCCAACGTCCAGACCGTGCACGTCGTCACCCGTCCGGGCGGCAACAAGCAGCGCCTGAACGTCTGCACGTCCTGCATCAAGGCCGGCAAGGTCGTCCGGGGCTAG
- a CDS encoding DAK2 domain-containing protein produces the protein MGTADTSQDRLLDAITLRDWAHTAVSDLITHIDEINRLNVFPVADSDTGANMLFTMRSALAEAKACAVAEGSTCAARAAAALSTGALNGARGNSGVILSQILRGIADATATAAADAGGELAHIDAVVLGGALQRGVELVISSMGGEEVPGTVVSVLRAAAGAVARCAEAGDGLVPAVIAAGDAAVVALEKTPEQLDVLADAGAVDAGGRGLLVLLDALRSTITGQAPARTVYELSPRAPQPEAAAQRPAFQFEVMYRLDGCEPAAADTLRDRLEELGDSVGIASAPSSAQRTYSVHVHTDDAGAAVEAGLATGRLSRIVISALSSGTPGLPAGGWTRERAVLAVVDGDGAADLFAGEGACVLQRDPAGHDPVTNISAHQLMRAVVDTGAAQVMVLPNGYVAAEELVAGCTAAIGWGIDVVPIPTGSMVQGLAALAVHETDRQAVDDGYTMARAAGAARHGSVRIATESALTWAGRCRPGDGLGIAGDEVLIVAADAVGAAIGLLDLLLASGGDLVTVLLGAGIDTDGDAGAVGDILEEHMHDHHPGTELVTYRTGHHGDALLIGVE, from the coding sequence CTGGGCACTGCTGACACGTCGCAGGATCGTCTCCTGGACGCGATCACCCTGCGCGACTGGGCGCACACCGCCGTCAGCGACCTGATCACGCACATCGACGAGATCAACCGGCTCAACGTCTTCCCCGTCGCCGACTCCGACACCGGCGCCAACATGCTGTTCACCATGCGTTCGGCCTTGGCCGAAGCCAAGGCGTGTGCCGTCGCCGAGGGCTCGACCTGCGCGGCGCGGGCCGCGGCGGCGCTGTCGACCGGCGCGCTGAACGGCGCGCGCGGCAATTCCGGGGTGATCCTGTCGCAGATCCTGCGCGGCATCGCCGACGCCACCGCGACGGCCGCGGCCGACGCCGGGGGCGAACTGGCCCACATCGACGCCGTCGTCCTCGGCGGGGCGCTGCAGCGCGGCGTGGAGCTGGTGATCAGCTCGATGGGCGGTGAGGAGGTCCCCGGGACCGTCGTGTCTGTGCTGCGGGCGGCCGCCGGTGCGGTTGCGCGGTGCGCCGAGGCCGGGGACGGGCTGGTGCCGGCGGTCATCGCCGCCGGTGACGCGGCGGTGGTGGCGCTGGAAAAGACCCCCGAACAGCTTGACGTACTGGCCGACGCCGGCGCCGTGGACGCCGGCGGGCGCGGTCTGCTGGTTCTGCTGGACGCGTTGCGATCCACCATCACCGGGCAAGCGCCCGCCCGCACGGTGTACGAGCTGTCGCCGCGAGCGCCGCAGCCGGAGGCGGCCGCGCAGCGCCCGGCATTCCAGTTCGAGGTGATGTACCGGCTGGACGGCTGCGAGCCCGCGGCGGCGGACACGCTGCGCGACCGGCTGGAGGAGCTGGGTGATTCGGTGGGCATCGCCTCGGCGCCGTCGTCGGCGCAGCGCACGTACTCGGTGCACGTGCACACCGACGACGCCGGCGCCGCCGTGGAGGCGGGGCTGGCGACCGGGCGGCTCAGCCGGATCGTCATCTCGGCGCTGAGCTCCGGCACGCCCGGCCTCCCCGCCGGGGGCTGGACGCGGGAGCGGGCGGTGCTTGCCGTGGTCGACGGCGACGGCGCGGCCGACCTGTTCGCCGGCGAGGGCGCCTGCGTGTTGCAGCGCGACCCGGCCGGGCACGATCCCGTCACCAACATCAGCGCGCACCAGCTGATGCGGGCCGTCGTCGACACCGGCGCCGCCCAGGTGATGGTGCTGCCGAACGGCTACGTGGCGGCCGAGGAACTGGTGGCCGGCTGCACCGCGGCCATCGGCTGGGGGATCGACGTGGTGCCGATCCCGACCGGGTCGATGGTGCAGGGGCTGGCCGCGCTGGCCGTGCACGAAACCGACCGGCAGGCGGTGGACGACGGCTACACCATGGCCCGCGCCGCCGGTGCGGCACGGCACGGCTCGGTGCGCATCGCCACCGAGAGCGCGTTGACCTGGGCGGGGCGCTGCCGCCCCGGCGACGGCCTGGGCATCGCGGGCGACGAGGTGCTGATCGTGGCCGCCGACGCGGTCGGGGCCGCGATCGGCCTGCTCGACCTTCTGCTGGCCTCCGGCGGCGACCTTGTGACGGTGCTGCTGGGCGCCGGCATCGACACCGACGGCGACGCCGGCGCCGTCGGCGACATCCTGGAAGAGCACATGCACGACCACCACCCCGGAACCGAACTGGTCACCTACCGCACCGGCCACCACGGCGACGCGCTGCTGATCGGGGTCGAGTAG